Proteins from a single region of Thalassophryne amazonica chromosome 22, fThaAma1.1, whole genome shotgun sequence:
- the myf6 gene encoding myogenic factor 6, which translates to MMDLFETSAYLFSDLRYLEEGDHGALQPLDIVGVSPLYTGHDSPLCLGLDNALSETGGESSGGEEHVFAPPGLREHCEGQCLMWACKICKRKSAPTDRRKAATLRERRRLKKINEAFDTLKRKTVANPNQRLPKVEILRSAIGYIERLQELLQTLDEQEKMQQNGSSCGFNSKEHSKSSHEYPSETWVTSADHSTAANKAEGSSEFSASSSLLRLSSIVDSITNDEKISLSKDVSEN; encoded by the exons ATGATGGACCTTTTTGAGACCAGTGCCTATCTCTTTAGTGATTTGCGCTACCTGGAGGAAGGGGATCATGGGGCATTGCAGCCCTTGGACATCGTTGGGGTGTCTCCACTTTATACCGGCCACGACAGCCCGCTGTGCCTGGGGCTGGATAATGCTCTGTCTGAAACCGGGGGTGAGAGCAGCGGCGGGGAGGAGCACGTCTTTGCCCCACCAGGACTCCGTGAGCACTGTGAGGGCCAGTGCCTCATGTGGGCCTGCAAGATCTGCAAGAGGAAGTCGGCGCCGACGGACAGGCGAAAAGCCGCCACGCTGAGGGAGAGGAGGAGGTTGAAGAAGATCAACGAGGCCTTCGACACGCTGAAGAGAAAGACAGTGGCCAACCCCAACCAGCGGCTGCCCAAAGTGGAGATTTTACGCAGCGCCATCGGCTACATTGAGAGACTGCAGGAGCTGCTTCAAACGCTGGATGAGCAAGAGAAAATGCAGCAAAATGGATCGTCATGTGGTTTTAACAGCAAAGAACACAGT AAGTCCAGCCACGAGTACCCCTCGGAGACCTGGGTGACCTCTGCAGACCATTCCACTGCAGCAAACAAGGCAGAAG gaTCCAGTGAGTTTTCTGCGTCCTCTAGCCTCCTGCGTCTGTCCTCCATCGTGGACAGCATCACCAACGACGAGAAAATCAGCCTCAGCAAGGACGTCTCTgaaaattaa
- the myf5 gene encoding myogenic factor 5, which produces MDLFSPCQVFFDRACASSPDSLEFSAGAELAGSEEDEHVRVPGAPHQPGHCLQWACKACKRKSSFVDRRRAATMRERRRLKKVNHAFEALRRCTSANPSQRLPKVEILRNAIQYIESLQELLREQVENYYGLPGESGSEPGSPLSSCSDGMTGSNSPVWQQLHVNYSSGYSYAKDENSGTKEAGASSLECLSSIVDRLSSVESGGPVALRETTTYSPSGSNSQPCTPESPGSRPVYHVL; this is translated from the exons ATGGACCTCTTCTCACCATGCCAGGTCTTCTTCGACAGGGCGTGCGCCTCGTCTCCAGACAGCCTGGAGTTCAGCGCCGGCGCGGAGCTCGCCGGCTCAGAGGAGGACGAGCACGTCAGGGTCCCCGGAGCCCCTCACCAGCCGGGACACTGCCTCCAGTGGGCCTGCAAGGCCTGCAAGCGCAAATCCAGCTTCGTGGACCGCCGGCGGGCCGCTACCATGCGGGAGCGCCGCCGGCTGAAGAAGGTCAATCACGCTTTCGAGGCGCTGCGGCGCTGCACCTCAGCCAACCCCAGCCAGCGTCTGCCCAAGGTGGAGATCCTGCGTAACGCCATCCAGTACATCGAGAGCCTGCAGGAGCTGCTGCGGGAGCAGGTGGAAAACTACTACGGCCTCCCTGGAGAGAGCGGCTCAGAGCCCGGCAGCCCGCTGTCCAGCTGCTCTGATGGCATG ACTGGAAGCAACAGTCCTGTGTGGCAACAGCTGCATGTAAACTACAGCAGCGGTTATTCTTATGCTAAGGATG AAAATTCCGGCACTAAGGAAGCCGGCGCCTCCAGTCTGGAGTGTCTGTCCAGCATCGTGGACCGCCTGTCCTCGGTGGAATCCGGCGGCCCGGTGGCCCTCAGAGAGACGACCACTTACTCCCCCAGCGGCTCCAACTCACAGCCCTGCACACCAGAAAGTCCTGGATCCAGACCCGTCTATCACGTCCTGTGA